A section of the Leptidea sinapis chromosome 26, ilLepSina1.1, whole genome shotgun sequence genome encodes:
- the LOC126972578 gene encoding NTF2-related export protein — MATDVTVKNVDNACETAEEFTKLFYKQLDNSRHLTSKLYLDTGLLVWNGNGITGSSKIQKFLMDLPASNHCVKTLDAQPISESFSQNNLTYLIQACGDVTYQNDDVHKPFQQTFLIVAVEGKWKIASDCYRLQVPYNS, encoded by the coding sequence ATGGCTACTGATGTAACTGTGAAAAACGTAGATAATGCGTGTGAAACTGCAGAAGAATTCACAAAACTATTTTACAAACAACTTGATAATAGTAGACATCTGACCTCAAAGTTATATCTTGACACTGGTTTGTTAGTTTGGAACGGCAATGGAATAACGGGAAGTTCTAAAATACAGAAATTTTTAATGGATTTACCAGCTAGCAATCATTGCGTTAAGACTTTGGACGCTCAGCCTATTTCTGAAAGTTTTAGTCAAAACAACTTGACGTATCTTATTCAGGCATGTGGTGATGTTACATATCAGAATGATGATGTCCACAAACCGTTTCAACAGACATTTCTAATTGTAGCAGTAGAAGGAAAATGGAAGATTGCATCTGATTGCTACAGGCTACAAGTACCTTACAATAGCTGA
- the LOC126972575 gene encoding lipopolysaccharide-induced tumor necrosis factor-alpha factor homolog → MATNPSAPNVDISAQNDLPPPYSAVVGNSPYGFVVPGEPHVPSGSHPPKTFTAPGVYPHPPSVNTYQPQAGDVTPQPSNITAPVGVVLPPGVGSEPTTVTCYNCQKVVTTRVTYTTALHTHLVAGSICFITMVCSLCCLGLIPYCFDTFKDAEHYCPNCNSFIGKCSKC, encoded by the exons atggccACGAATCCTAGTGCACCAAATGTTGATATTTCTGCGCAAAATGATCTTCCACCTCCATATTCCGCTGTAGTAGGCAACTCTCCTTATGGCTTTGTAGTCCCTGGCGAACCACATGTACCTTCAGGAAGTCATCCCCCAAAAACATTTACTGCCCCTGGTGTTTACCCTCATCCACCTAGTGTAAACACGTATCAGCCTCAAGCTGGAGACGTTACTCCACAGCCAAGCAACATCACTGCCCCTGTAGGTGTAGTACTTCCGCCTGGTGTTGGTTCAGAACCTACTACTGTAACTTGTTACAATTGTCAAAAAGTTGTGACAACAAGAGTTACATACACTACAGCCTTGCACACTCACCTAGTAGCAGGATCCATATGTTTTATTActat GGTCTGTTCACTTTGCTGCCTTGGCCTTATTCCATACTGCTTTGACACATTTAAGGATGCAGAACACTACTGTCCAAACTGCAACTCTTTTATTGGAAAATGTAGTAAATGTTAG